A region of the Coleofasciculus sp. FACHB-T130 genome:
CCAGTGGTCAGCCGTTGTGGCTTTACCGACCCTAGTCTGAAGTTTAGATTTTAGATGATTTAGATGATTCTGAAATCCAAAATCTAAAATTCAAAATCTCAATTATAAAATGGAGGATGCTTGCGTGGAGTGGCGAGTTCGAGCGATTCGCGGGGCAACAACTGCCTCACAAAACACGGCTGAGGCAATTCGAGAAGTGGTAGCGGAACTACTCGATGAATTAGAAGTACACAATCAACTACATCCCGATCTAATTATTAGTGCCACGTTCTCGGTGACGCGGGATCTGGATGCGATCTTTCCCGCTGCGATCGCTCGCTCTCGTCCCCACTGGGACAATGTTCCTCTGCTCGATGTCCAGCAAATGCACGTGGAGGGAGGGCTGGAGCGTTGCATCCGCTTCTTAATTCACGTCAATTTGCCAGCTTCCCATCCACCGATTTACCATCCTTATCTGCGGGGAGCTAAAAGCCTAAGACCGGATTGGAGTTTGTCTCAGGTTAGCTTATCCTCGCAGTCAACGATTCAGTCGTTTCATCGCTGAGGTTTTTTGTCATTAGTGATTCGTCCCCAGTCATTGACGAATCACTAATGACATTTATTAGCTATTTTCTAGGTTTTTAGGTGATTTGTTGTGAAAATGGATGCCTAAAAAAACGTCATATAAAAAGCTCCAGAAATTTTTTCCTTGCCAGATTCCCAGAGTTTGATAACAGCCTTTTTCATCTAAAAGGGGCTTGGTGGCGTAATAAGCATTTTGGTAGTGATACCAGGGGATGGAAGGCCACAAATGATGAATGAGGTGGTAATTTTGCCCCATGATCAGCAAATTGAGGATGGGGTTGGGGTAAACTCTGGCATTTTTCCAGCGATCGCGTTCTTGATGAGGGCGATGCGGCAGATAATCAAAAAACAATCCCAGCGCCAATCCTACCAGGGCAGACGGGATAAACCAAAAATTGAGAATGTAGCCTAAGAAGTGGTACTGAATTGAAATATAGAAAATCGTCCCGACAAATAAGCGGCTCAAGAACCATTCCAAAAGTTCATATTTTCGCCACAGCTGCCGTTTAAAGAAAAATACTTCGTGGTATAAAAACCGCACCGGAATTAACCACAGGGGTCCGCCAGTAGAAACGTAATGATCTGGATCGTTTTCCGGGTCATTTACATGGGCATGATGCTGCAAATGAACCCTAGTAAATACTGGGAAGGCAAAGACTAACATCAGCGCACTGCCATGTCCCAGGATGGCATTGATGACTCGGTTACGATGGGCAGAATTATGACAAGCATCATGAATCACCGTTCCACAAATGTGCAAGGCGATCGTGTTTGTGATAAAGCAACACCAGTGAGGCCACTCCCAGAGCCAATAACCAAAGTTTGATAGCACAACCATCGCTACGGCGGCTAGAAACATGAGTAGCGTTGGGCTTAGGGACGCAGGCGGTTCCAGGAAATGTCTGGGAACTGTCAGCGGCTTTTGTGCCTCCAACAACATTGTTTTCTCCTTTTGAATGATTTAAGGGTTCTGCGGGAACTTTGCTTCGGTTTTCCCGTCACTATGGCATCTAGGGGGGTATGTTGTGCAACATTGGATACAGGATAAACAGTACCCACTGATTGACAATTTTCAAAAAACACGCTCTATTTTCCTGACTTCTTACCCTTATTCCTACCAGGGAAGCGGGGGATTCTAGTCGTGCTTTCGTAGTATACGCTACGAAGACCGATTTATAAAGATTTATGAAATTAGCTCATTTAATTCAAATGATGCTAACGATAGTCAAAAAATATACAGGAGGATTGTTGATATGTCACCACATCTGTCTAGGTTCGCGTTTGAAGCAAAGTCCTTAGTGGTCAAAAGTGTGGCTTTATCTGCCGGTTTAGCAATTCTACTGAATGGCGGTATTGCCTTTGCCGGTTCTGTTCAGCAAGCGCAACTGCCGGGTGTAGAAGATGAGAATACTCAGACCTCGGACGGGGATGTTGTGGTAGACACCGATGGGAGTCCAGATAGCACCACTAGCTCAGGAACGGAATCAGAGAATAGTACAACTGCTAACAAGCCACGGTTTACCTGCCAGCTAACGAACAGTCAGTATATGGTGATGTATCACCCGAAGAGCCAACCCGATCAAGCTTATGCTTGGGCAACTCCCAGTCCTTTAGGCGGTGGCTGGACTGCTGAGAGACGTTGTAACGAAATTAGTCGCCGATTAGAATCTTATCGACCCG
Encoded here:
- the crtR gene encoding beta-carotene hydroxylase: MLLEAQKPLTVPRHFLEPPASLSPTLLMFLAAVAMVVLSNFGYWLWEWPHWCCFITNTIALHICGTVIHDACHNSAHRNRVINAILGHGSALMLVFAFPVFTRVHLQHHAHVNDPENDPDHYVSTGGPLWLIPVRFLYHEVFFFKRQLWRKYELLEWFLSRLFVGTIFYISIQYHFLGYILNFWFIPSALVGLALGLFFDYLPHRPHQERDRWKNARVYPNPILNLLIMGQNYHLIHHLWPSIPWYHYQNAYYATKPLLDEKGCYQTLGIWQGKNFWSFLYDVFLGIHFHNKSPKNLENS
- the aroH gene encoding chorismate mutase, which produces MEWRVRAIRGATTASQNTAEAIREVVAELLDELEVHNQLHPDLIISATFSVTRDLDAIFPAAIARSRPHWDNVPLLDVQQMHVEGGLERCIRFLIHVNLPASHPPIYHPYLRGAKSLRPDWSLSQVSLSSQSTIQSFHR
- a CDS encoding COP23 domain-containing protein, whose product is MSPHLSRFAFEAKSLVVKSVALSAGLAILLNGGIAFAGSVQQAQLPGVEDENTQTSDGDVVVDTDGSPDSTTSSGTESENSTTANKPRFTCQLTNSQYMVMYHPKSQPDQAYAWATPSPLGGGWTAERRCNEISRRLESYRPDGLQEMRASVENNYNVVCITTQKNPDCRIVLTVPPGENPQLIRDRVFQNISIADSGQVTEGVNTFVGGRDAQMLNDLLNLGLSSLGGNTNRSSRRSQSVNLRPFLDRADGGTGTQLKGGVPMRSNRANPRLNPGNFR